In Choloepus didactylus isolate mChoDid1 chromosome 6, mChoDid1.pri, whole genome shotgun sequence, one DNA window encodes the following:
- the FANCF gene encoding Fanconi anemia group F protein, which yields METLLQHLERFSEVLAVSCTTRVSTWDPKTVRRALQWARYLRHIHRRFGCHGRIRKALEQQLHNLWRLEGGPGPRPVSGLTNFQSLGRCDILLSLRLLENRALGHAACHHLLQQLFPGPSYPDANQETLQDSLACLARRRSAVHMLLFNGYRENPVLQEDSLMKTQAELLLERLQEVGKAEAEGPSRFLSFLWERLPQNNFLKVVAVALLLPPSCSAGSGGEEFEMGSPKTPREGGQELVHWLLGKSDIMTAFCRNLPARLLASVAGCHPELSRVYLSLLTDWGRHLQYDLQKGTWVGIESQDVPWEELYDRFQSLCQSPPPLKDEVLTALKSCKAQDGDFEVPGVSIWTDLLLALGCGA from the coding sequence ATGGAGACGCTCCTGCAGCACCTGGAGCGCTTCTCTGAGGTCCTGGCGGTCTCCTGCACGACCCGCGTTAGCACCTGGGACCCAAAGACCGTGCGCCGGGCCCTGCAGTGGGCTCGCTATCTGCGCCACATCCACCGGCGCTTTGGCTGCCATGGCCGCATTCGTAAGGCTCTAGAGCAGCAACTGCACAACTTGTGGAGACTGGAGGGCGGTCCTGGGCCCCGTCCAGTCTCCGGACTGACGAACTTCCAGTCCCTGGGGCGCTGTGACATCCTTCTGTCTCTTCGCCTGCTAGAGAACCGAGCCCTCGGGCATGCCGCCTGTCACCACCTACTGCAGCAGCTTTTTCCGGGCCCCAGCTACCCGGACGCCAACCAGGAGACGCTCCAAGACAGCCTGGCCTGCCTCGCCCGCCGCCGTTCCGCCGTCCACATGCTGCTGTTCAACGGCTACAGAGAGAACCCGGTCCTTCAGGAGGACTCGCTGATGAAGACCCAGGCGGAGCTGCTGCTGGAGCGCCTGCAGGAGGTGGGGAAGGCCGAAGCGGAGGGACCCAGCAGGTTTCTCAGCTTTCTGTGGGAGCGCTTGCCTCAGAACAACTTCCTAAAGGTGGTAGCGGTCGCGCTGTTGCTGCCTCCGTCCTGCTCTGCCGGGTCCGGTGGAGAGGAGTTTGAAATGGGCAGCCCCAAAACACCCAGAGAGGGGGGTCAGGAGCTGGTCCATTGGCTTCTGGGGAAGTCTGACATCATGACTGCCTTTTGCCGCAACCTCCCCGCCAGGCTTTTAGCTTCAGTGGCAGGGTGCCACCCAGAACTCTCCCGGGTCTATTTGAGTCTGCTAACTGACTGGGGTCGACATCTGCAGTACGACCTACAGAAGGGCACGTGGGTTGGAATTGAGTCCCAGGATGTTCCCTGGGAGGAGTTGTACGACAGGTTTCAAAGCCTCTGCCAGTCCCCTCCACCTCTGAAAGACGAAGTTTTGACTGCCCTGAAGTCCTGTAAGGCGCAGGATGGAGATTTCGAAGTCCCCGGTGTTAGCATCTGGACAGACCTGTTATTAGCTCTTGGGTGTGGTGCATGA